The Synergistaceae bacterium genome includes a region encoding these proteins:
- a CDS encoding flagellar basal body P-ring protein FlgI, whose amino-acid sequence MKKFIISIALIIALSSSSFAAVNLQDMDFSRVNPNVRIKDITEVEGARGNQLTGIGLVTGLNGTGDNSQMAIQMMRNLMRNFGVTLDARSVRTRNIAVVAVTATLPPYARPGQNIDVNVNTMGNASSLQGGMLIQAPLRAADGQVYAVAQGPVMVGGGSAQGAAASRTQNVPTAGRVHNGAIVEREVPSDFTTGGQVALLLREPDFTTAQRIADAINRVYGVVAFAVDAARVEVNLPGQYVQAPSAFLANMGTLEIEPDTPAKVAVNERTGTVVMGGNVRISAVGVAHGNLTVEVADTANVIQPDNPLAPPIVTMRTDITADEQGTSMIAMPATTTVRDMVRVLNSLGATPRDIISILQAIDKAGALHGELVTM is encoded by the coding sequence ATGAAAAAATTTATAATTTCAATCGCGCTTATAATTGCGTTATCGTCGAGTTCATTTGCTGCCGTTAATTTGCAGGATATGGACTTTTCGCGCGTAAATCCTAATGTCAGAATCAAAGATATTACAGAAGTAGAAGGCGCACGCGGAAACCAGTTAACAGGAATCGGACTCGTTACAGGCTTGAACGGCACCGGCGATAATTCACAAATGGCTATACAAATGATGCGTAATTTAATGCGAAATTTCGGAGTTACACTCGACGCACGCTCAGTAAGGACTCGAAATATTGCGGTTGTTGCAGTAACGGCGACTCTTCCTCCTTATGCAAGACCCGGACAAAATATTGACGTGAACGTTAATACAATGGGTAACGCTTCAAGCCTTCAGGGAGGAATGCTCATTCAAGCACCGTTAAGAGCAGCAGACGGACAAGTTTACGCAGTTGCACAAGGCCCTGTCATGGTCGGCGGAGGAAGTGCTCAGGGTGCAGCAGCATCAAGGACTCAAAATGTCCCTACAGCAGGAAGAGTCCATAACGGCGCAATTGTTGAGCGTGAAGTCCCGTCAGATTTCACAACCGGCGGCCAAGTTGCTTTATTGTTGCGTGAACCTGATTTCACGACAGCGCAGAGAATCGCAGACGCAATTAATAGAGTCTATGGCGTTGTAGCTTTTGCAGTCGACGCAGCTAGAGTCGAAGTAAATTTGCCCGGTCAATATGTGCAGGCTCCCTCGGCTTTTCTCGCGAACATGGGAACTCTTGAAATTGAACCCGATACTCCCGCAAAAGTCGCAGTCAATGAGAGAACCGGAACAGTTGTAATGGGCGGCAATGTCAGAATCAGCGCAGTCGGAGTCGCTCACGGAAATTTAACGGTTGAAGTAGCTGACACCGCAAATGTAATTCAGCCTGATAACCCTCTTGCGCCTCCGATTGTTACAATGCGTACAGATATAACAGCCGATGAACAGGGTACAAGCATGATAGCAATGCCCGCTACAACTACAGTGCGCGATATGGTGAGAGTCTTAAATTCATTGGGAGCTACTCCGCGCGATATTATTTCGATTTTGCAGGCAATCGACAAGGCCGGAGCTCTTCATGGCGAATTAGTTACGATGTAA